From a single Cytophagales bacterium WSM2-2 genomic region:
- the malL gene encoding alpha-glucosidase, producing MKGWHKKAIVYQIYPRSFCDSNGDGIGDLRGIISKLDYMQSLGINTVWLNPIYKSPNDDGGYDISDFFSIQPEFGTMDDFDELLAGLHQRQIKLVMDLVLNHTSDEHPWFQESRKSKDNPYRNYYFWRPGKNGAEPNNWPSFFGNNAWELDKTTNEYYLHLYSRKQPDLNWEYAPLREEIKKIIRFWATKGVDGFRLDSISTISKRIDFPDTTFNDFGQTVKAFFSNGPKLKEFIAELSRDACKDLVTIGEGPGLEAEDALLYLDEKEGLSMIFHFDHMFIDHGPRGRFDPRPWSLSEFKKIFYEWDQALGYQGWGSIFLGNHDFPRMVSRWGDDQQYHEKSAKLLITLLLSMRGTPFIFQGDEIGMTNFVMKSIGDSKDIETINGWRTAQGRGWSEETFLEKANQAGRDNARTPVQWDAATNSGFTSGISWMPLNPNFDRINVETQDQNPDSVLNYFKEMVQLRKVNSLFTEGNYEPVEGDENLFLFTRGKGDEKILVALNFTSQEIDLPKRVGKLEKLIGNYPGNSDRMRPWEAVIFKTLP from the coding sequence ATGAAAGGGTGGCATAAAAAAGCAATTGTCTACCAAATTTACCCTCGCAGTTTTTGTGACAGCAACGGTGACGGGATAGGCGACCTTCGCGGCATCATCAGCAAGTTGGATTACATGCAAAGTCTAGGCATCAATACCGTTTGGCTTAATCCGATTTACAAATCTCCCAATGATGATGGTGGCTATGATATCAGCGATTTTTTTTCCATCCAGCCGGAGTTTGGGACGATGGACGATTTTGATGAACTCCTGGCAGGACTGCACCAACGCCAAATAAAACTCGTCATGGATTTGGTATTGAATCATACTTCAGATGAGCACCCCTGGTTTCAGGAATCACGAAAATCGAAAGACAATCCCTACCGTAACTACTACTTTTGGCGGCCTGGAAAAAACGGGGCTGAGCCTAATAACTGGCCTTCTTTTTTTGGTAACAACGCCTGGGAACTTGACAAAACTACAAATGAATATTACCTCCACTTGTATTCGCGAAAGCAACCCGATCTAAATTGGGAGTATGCTCCGCTGCGAGAAGAGATAAAAAAAATAATTCGTTTTTGGGCAACTAAAGGAGTTGATGGCTTTCGTTTGGATTCAATATCAACTATCAGCAAAAGAATTGATTTTCCAGATACTACATTCAATGACTTCGGCCAAACTGTAAAAGCTTTTTTTAGTAATGGCCCAAAGCTTAAAGAATTTATTGCCGAACTCAGCAGGGATGCCTGCAAAGATCTGGTAACCATTGGCGAGGGCCCAGGATTGGAGGCGGAGGACGCACTTTTATACCTCGATGAAAAAGAGGGATTGTCAATGATCTTCCATTTTGATCATATGTTCATTGATCATGGACCCAGGGGGCGGTTTGATCCCAGGCCATGGTCGCTTAGTGAGTTCAAAAAAATTTTTTACGAGTGGGACCAGGCGCTTGGATATCAAGGCTGGGGAAGTATTTTCCTGGGCAATCACGATTTTCCACGAATGGTGTCGCGTTGGGGAGATGACCAACAATATCATGAGAAGTCTGCAAAATTGTTAATCACGCTGCTATTGTCGATGCGGGGGACTCCTTTCATTTTTCAGGGAGATGAAATTGGGATGACCAACTTTGTGATGAAATCCATTGGCGACTCAAAGGATATTGAAACAATTAATGGATGGCGAACTGCTCAGGGAAGGGGATGGAGCGAAGAGACGTTTCTCGAGAAAGCGAACCAGGCTGGACGTGACAATGCCCGAACACCCGTGCAATGGGATGCTGCGACCAATAGCGGATTTACTTCCGGAATTTCGTGGATGCCACTGAATCCTAATTTTGACAGAATAAATGTAGAGACTCAGGACCAGAACCCTGATTCGGTGTTGAATTATTTCAAAGAAATGGTTCAGCTCCGAAAGGTAAATTCACTTTTCACTGAGGGCAATTACGAACCTGTTGAAGGAGATGAAAACCTGTTTCTTTTCACTCGCGGGAAAGGAGATGAAAAAATACTCGTTGCATTAAATTTTACTTCACAGGAAATAGACTTACCCAAGAGGGTAGGCAAACTCGAAAAGCTTATTGGCAATTACCCAGGCAATTCCGATCGTATGCGGCCCTGGGAAGCTGTTATTTTCAAGACGTTACCTTAA
- a CDS encoding glycosyl transferase family 2 yields MWEVFYFIVNTLIFIYAVAIGCAYLGLGVLSIVEMRNYMRKNYFADYKMILSSPFAPGISLIAPAYNEGLTIIDNVKSLLSIMYNNFEVIIINDGSKDDTLAKLLPAFDMVKVNFDLQYQLSTKPVRGVYKSRNLAFKKLTVVDKENGGKADALNVGLNISKKDLVACIDVDCIIEPDALLKMVKPFLEQSEVIASGGVVRIANSCVVEEGRLIEVKLPEKLLPRMQVLEYIRAFLLGRMAWSKLNGLLLISGAFGLFKREIAVAAGGYDHGTVGEDMELVVRMRRYMQERDMKYRVAYIPDPLCWTEAPVDAKILSRQRNRWARGTFETLKTHRKLFFNPRYGLMGMLSYPFWFFFEYLSPFIEFSGLVFFLFLVMFGKVNWVFFLSLTLAIYCFAFFMSMFALYAEETSFFKYTHKKDVLKMIGVALLEPIWFHPRVVWWSLKGNIDLIKGKKTWGEMTRQGFVQYKKTEKKT; encoded by the coding sequence ATGTGGGAAGTTTTTTACTTCATTGTCAACACGCTGATTTTCATTTATGCCGTAGCCATAGGGTGCGCTTATCTCGGTCTGGGAGTGCTCTCGATCGTTGAGATGCGTAACTACATGCGAAAAAATTATTTTGCTGATTACAAGATGATTTTGTCTTCTCCCTTTGCCCCGGGAATTTCGTTGATTGCCCCGGCTTATAATGAGGGGCTCACAATTATTGATAACGTCAAGTCGCTGCTCTCAATCATGTATAATAATTTTGAAGTGATCATAATCAACGATGGAAGCAAGGATGACACGTTGGCAAAATTACTCCCTGCATTTGATATGGTGAAAGTAAATTTTGATTTGCAGTACCAGCTTTCCACCAAGCCTGTTCGTGGCGTCTACAAATCGCGTAACCTTGCGTTTAAGAAACTCACCGTTGTTGATAAAGAAAATGGAGGTAAAGCCGATGCGCTCAATGTCGGGCTAAACATTTCAAAGAAAGACCTGGTCGCCTGTATTGATGTCGATTGTATAATTGAACCGGATGCTTTGCTTAAAATGGTGAAGCCGTTTCTTGAGCAATCCGAAGTAATTGCATCGGGCGGGGTGGTTCGGATTGCAAATTCATGCGTAGTGGAAGAAGGCAGATTAATTGAAGTAAAACTACCCGAAAAACTTTTGCCGCGAATGCAGGTGCTCGAGTATATCCGGGCATTTCTTTTGGGACGAATGGCCTGGAGCAAACTCAACGGTTTACTTCTGATCTCAGGTGCTTTCGGTTTGTTTAAGCGTGAAATTGCTGTTGCCGCGGGTGGGTATGATCATGGAACCGTGGGTGAAGACATGGAGTTAGTCGTGCGTATGCGCAGGTATATGCAGGAAAGAGATATGAAATACCGGGTCGCTTATATTCCGGACCCGCTATGCTGGACGGAAGCGCCTGTCGATGCCAAAATTCTTAGTCGTCAGCGCAATAGATGGGCGCGGGGTACATTTGAAACGCTGAAGACTCACAGAAAACTTTTTTTCAATCCGCGGTATGGTTTGATGGGAATGTTAAGCTATCCGTTTTGGTTCTTCTTTGAATATCTATCTCCATTCATCGAATTTTCAGGACTGGTATTTTTCCTTTTCCTGGTGATGTTTGGCAAAGTGAATTGGGTGTTTTTCCTATCCTTGACCCTGGCGATTTATTGCTTTGCCTTTTTTATGTCCATGTTTGCCCTCTATGCCGAAGAGACATCCTTTTTCAAATACACACATAAGAAAGATGTCTTGAAAATGATCGGAGTTGCCCTCCTTGAACCCATTTGGTTTCACCCAAGGGTCGTGTGGTGGTCATTAAAAGGAAACATTGATCTTATCAAAGGAAAAAAGACATGGGGGGAAATGACAAGGCAGGGATTTGTTCAGTATAAGAAGACGGAAAAGAAGACCTGA
- a CDS encoding AraC family transcriptional regulator, protein MRAAREHIVTDKDNPAMVAYQLTIPSFKFFWHYHPEYELTQILSGSGKRIVGDSHESFQTGDLVLLGPDLPHTWIDEKSKSRKESGAIVIQFSESMFAGISNLGVFDNIQRMLAESRTGLSFKSNELLKAQIQQLPKLKGVGRISALLSLLEELSHQKARRLSSPRFIFPKGKETERRINKVCNFVQDNFSSGITVQQAADTIHLSPSAFCKFFKRITGKTFSDYVNEIRISNACVQLVESDKPISVIASDCGFENLSYFNRVFLKKKKLRPGNYRNLKSQ, encoded by the coding sequence ATGAGGGCTGCACGCGAGCATATTGTCACTGATAAGGATAACCCTGCTATGGTTGCTTACCAGTTAACCATTCCTTCATTCAAATTTTTCTGGCATTATCACCCCGAATATGAGCTCACTCAAATTCTTAGTGGATCTGGTAAGCGAATCGTTGGTGACAGTCATGAGAGTTTTCAAACTGGTGACCTGGTATTACTCGGACCGGATTTGCCACACACATGGATTGATGAAAAGTCGAAGAGCAGGAAAGAGTCCGGAGCCATCGTCATTCAGTTTTCTGAATCAATGTTCGCAGGAATTTCCAACCTTGGCGTGTTCGATAATATACAGCGAATGCTTGCGGAGAGCCGAACTGGTTTGTCTTTTAAAAGCAATGAATTACTCAAAGCCCAAATTCAGCAATTACCAAAATTGAAAGGAGTCGGACGCATCTCCGCGCTACTTTCTTTGCTCGAAGAACTATCTCATCAAAAAGCCAGGCGCCTGTCGTCACCCAGGTTTATTTTTCCAAAAGGGAAAGAAACCGAAAGGAGAATAAATAAAGTCTGCAATTTTGTACAGGATAACTTTTCTTCAGGAATAACTGTTCAGCAAGCCGCTGACACTATTCACCTTTCTCCCAGCGCCTTTTGTAAATTTTTCAAAAGGATAACCGGCAAAACGTTTTCAGATTATGTAAATGAAATTCGGATCAGTAATGCCTGTGTTCAATTGGTAGAATCAGATAAACCAATCAGTGTCATTGCTTCCGACTGTGGCTTTGAAAACCTTTCTTATTTCAATCGTGTCTTTCTAAAAAAGAAAAAACTCCGGCCCGGAAATTACAGGAACCTGAAGAGTCAGTGA
- a CDS encoding alpha-amylase, producing MLRTFKTILIVFLAIQIRTSLAQNTAGTNEVIYHIFLRSFYDSNGDDHGDLKGLEEKLDYLQDLGVTSILLTPINSSVYYHNYFSDDFEKIDQEYGTMPDYISLARNVHRRGMKIYLDMETQYVTEDHLWWKDSYGNLKSPYSEFPLYEDAKHLELSTIIYGLTGLTGYDNVHRKITTVNLRSKKVLDYNVKLFRLFIDPNKDGKFDDGADGFRLDHAMDSLDMKPQLTGLFENFWKPLITQIKETNPDLTIMAEQANWANYGTDYLTKANVDLVFAFNILGGIASFDKERITKAIDATLAHTPAGKRQIVFIENHDVQRFATTVNKDIRKLKLGAAMNLCLGQVPSIYYGQELGMTGAHREFNRTDGNDILLREAFEWNKSDEGKGMALWYKNTGPWWNESNLKADDGVSLEEEKADAKSLYNYYKWLLNLRKNNSALHSGAYQVVENYNENVFSFLRRDGKQTFLVVVNLSDSNQKIDLALGKLDISRVYFVSPGGKPTGLGPNVLVALQPYDVHIWKCE from the coding sequence ATGTTGAGAACTTTTAAAACCATTCTAATCGTATTCTTAGCGATTCAAATTCGAACCAGCCTGGCGCAAAATACCGCTGGCACGAATGAAGTGATCTACCACATCTTTCTCCGGAGTTTTTACGATAGCAATGGCGATGATCATGGCGACTTGAAAGGCCTCGAAGAAAAACTGGACTATTTGCAAGACTTGGGAGTCACTTCCATTCTTCTGACGCCCATTAATTCATCGGTTTACTATCACAATTATTTTTCTGATGATTTCGAAAAAATTGATCAGGAATACGGCACAATGCCTGACTATATCAGTTTGGCGAGGAATGTTCATAGGCGAGGAATGAAAATTTACCTCGATATGGAGACTCAGTATGTCACGGAGGATCATCTCTGGTGGAAGGATTCTTATGGAAACCTGAAGTCACCCTACAGCGAATTTCCTCTATACGAGGATGCGAAACACCTTGAACTTTCTACAATTATTTATGGACTCACGGGATTGACAGGATATGATAACGTTCATCGGAAGATCACTACAGTGAATCTTCGAAGTAAAAAAGTACTTGACTATAATGTGAAGCTCTTCCGGTTATTTATAGATCCGAATAAGGATGGCAAGTTTGACGATGGTGCAGATGGCTTTCGACTAGATCATGCAATGGATTCATTGGATATGAAACCACAACTTACGGGCTTGTTTGAGAATTTCTGGAAGCCGTTGATCACTCAAATTAAAGAGACAAACCCTGACCTGACTATCATGGCCGAGCAGGCTAATTGGGCTAACTATGGTACCGATTACCTGACAAAGGCTAACGTAGATCTCGTGTTTGCTTTTAATATCCTTGGAGGGATAGCCTCATTCGACAAGGAAAGAATTACGAAAGCAATCGATGCGACACTGGCGCATACTCCGGCTGGAAAACGACAAATTGTTTTTATTGAAAACCACGATGTGCAAAGGTTCGCAACAACAGTGAACAAAGATATTCGAAAACTAAAACTTGGAGCAGCAATGAATTTGTGCCTGGGGCAGGTGCCATCGATCTACTATGGACAGGAGTTGGGCATGACTGGTGCCCATCGTGAATTCAACCGGACTGATGGCAATGACATCCTTTTGCGTGAGGCATTCGAATGGAATAAGTCTGATGAAGGGAAGGGCATGGCACTGTGGTATAAAAATACGGGGCCCTGGTGGAATGAATCAAATTTGAAAGCAGACGATGGTGTTTCCCTGGAAGAAGAAAAGGCAGATGCCAAGTCATTGTACAATTACTACAAGTGGCTTTTGAATTTAAGGAAAAATAATAGTGCCCTGCATTCGGGAGCATACCAGGTTGTAGAGAATTACAATGAAAACGTCTTTAGTTTTTTACGCAGGGATGGTAAGCAAACATTCCTGGTGGTTGTTAATCTTTCTGACAGCAATCAAAAAATAGATCTTGCACTTGGGAAACTGGATATATCGCGAGTTTATTTTGTCTCCCCTGGTGGAAAACCAACTGGGCTAGGTCCAAATGTACTGGTGGCGTTGCAGCCTTACGATGTTCACATCTGGAAATGTGAGTAA
- the lysC gene encoding aspartokinase, producing MKVFKFGGASLKSATAVKNVASIIKAQSGNQLIVVVSAMGKTTDILETIIAASQSGVAINEKLEQLKQYHVDIVEKLFNDPRNTIDQINILFDELHRKANLKGEYDFVYDQVIGFGEIISSAIVHQFLLQEGLSCEWIDSRKYISTDSTFREGQVQWQQTENKINEIKPLLRENIIVTQGFIGSNEKGDTVSLGREGSDFTAAIYGSSLAAESVTIWKDVPGVMSADPRRLPKAVVFEELPYKETAEMTYYGASVIHPKTVKPLANKGIPLYVKSFVDPSLEGTKIHECIVDKLPPLIVHKENQCLISCKVTDYTFINEEQLGVIFRAINESGIRINMMQNSAISFSFCVDYRENRVMKLIQHLSKNFEVYYNSGLTLITIKNYDAKTFDEYRKLKGVILEQSSRAALQVLVKDFK from the coding sequence ATGAAGGTATTCAAATTTGGAGGGGCATCATTGAAAAGCGCGACTGCTGTAAAAAATGTAGCTTCAATAATCAAAGCCCAATCGGGAAATCAACTCATTGTCGTGGTTTCGGCTATGGGCAAGACCACAGATATCCTTGAGACCATCATTGCTGCAAGTCAGTCAGGTGTGGCTATCAATGAAAAACTGGAGCAGTTAAAACAGTATCACGTTGACATTGTTGAAAAACTCTTTAATGATCCACGAAATACAATTGACCAGATCAATATCCTTTTTGATGAACTGCACAGAAAGGCGAATTTGAAAGGCGAATACGATTTTGTGTACGACCAGGTGATAGGCTTTGGAGAAATTATATCTTCAGCAATCGTTCATCAGTTCTTATTACAAGAAGGGTTGTCATGCGAATGGATAGACTCAAGAAAATATATTTCTACAGACAGCACTTTTCGTGAGGGGCAAGTACAATGGCAGCAAACGGAAAACAAGATCAACGAGATTAAACCATTGTTGCGTGAAAATATTATTGTTACGCAAGGCTTTATCGGTTCAAACGAAAAGGGCGACACGGTTTCACTCGGGCGCGAGGGCTCCGATTTTACGGCAGCGATTTATGGCTCTTCACTCGCGGCCGAATCGGTTACAATCTGGAAAGATGTGCCGGGAGTGATGAGCGCTGACCCAAGGCGATTGCCCAAAGCGGTCGTGTTTGAAGAATTGCCTTACAAGGAAACAGCTGAGATGACATACTATGGTGCATCTGTCATTCATCCGAAAACTGTAAAACCATTAGCAAACAAGGGCATCCCTCTCTATGTGAAAAGCTTTGTCGATCCTTCCCTGGAAGGAACAAAGATCCACGAATGCATTGTCGACAAACTTCCTCCGCTCATTGTTCACAAAGAAAATCAGTGCCTGATCTCCTGCAAGGTTACCGACTATACGTTCATTAACGAAGAACAATTGGGTGTCATCTTCCGTGCGATCAACGAAAGCGGAATCCGGATTAACATGATGCAGAATTCGGCAATCTCATTTTCATTTTGTGTGGACTACCGTGAAAACCGAGTGATGAAACTGATTCAGCACCTCAGTAAAAATTTTGAAGTCTACTACAACTCGGGGCTCACTTTGATTACCATCAAAAACTATGATGCCAAAACTTTTGATGAGTACCGGAAGTTGAAAGGTGTGATCCTGGAGCAATCTTCACGCGCGGCTTTGCAAGTCCTGGTAAAAGACTTTAAGTAG
- the fbp gene encoding fructose-1,6-bisphosphatase class 1 — MESSRIALPIGTALDRFIKNNQEQFQYASGELSQLLRDIALASKVVNREVNKAGLIDIMGAMGSQNSTGEQQQKLDVLANIRFTRALTKGGEACAVISEESETYVDLNNDGKYVIAIDPLDGSSNIDVNVSIGTIFSIYRRVSPIGQPISEADILQKGEEQVAAGYILYGSSTMLVFTTGFGVNGFTYEPSLGEYVLSHPHMEIPKNGKIYSINEGSANSFSEPVKKYVQYCKDNNYTARYIGSLVADFHRNLLKGGIYIYPATAKDPQGKLRLMYECNALAFLAEQAGGRGTDGKMRILEIQPTSLHQRTPFYVGSESMVMKAESL, encoded by the coding sequence GTGGAATCTTCTCGAATAGCCCTACCGATCGGCACTGCTTTAGATCGTTTTATTAAGAATAACCAGGAACAATTCCAGTATGCCAGCGGAGAGTTATCGCAATTGCTTCGCGATATAGCCCTCGCTTCTAAAGTAGTGAATCGTGAAGTAAACAAAGCCGGGCTGATCGATATCATGGGAGCGATGGGCTCACAAAATTCGACAGGAGAACAACAGCAAAAACTGGATGTTCTGGCGAATATTCGTTTCACCCGAGCGCTCACAAAGGGAGGCGAGGCCTGTGCCGTCATTTCTGAAGAGTCGGAAACTTATGTTGACTTAAATAACGATGGCAAATATGTGATTGCTATCGACCCGCTCGATGGCTCTTCTAATATTGACGTGAATGTTTCAATAGGAACAATTTTTTCGATCTATCGGAGAGTATCTCCTATTGGGCAGCCGATCAGTGAAGCTGATATTTTGCAAAAAGGTGAGGAGCAGGTAGCCGCAGGATATATTTTATACGGTTCGTCTACAATGCTGGTTTTTACAACCGGCTTTGGAGTAAATGGGTTTACCTATGAGCCTTCTCTGGGCGAGTACGTGCTATCGCACCCACACATGGAAATCCCAAAGAACGGGAAGATATACTCAATCAATGAGGGGTCGGCTAATTCATTTTCTGAGCCGGTGAAAAAGTACGTGCAGTACTGCAAAGACAACAATTACACAGCGCGTTATATTGGTTCATTAGTGGCTGACTTTCATAGAAACTTGCTCAAGGGAGGTATTTATATTTATCCCGCCACCGCAAAAGATCCACAAGGAAAGTTGAGACTTATGTACGAGTGCAACGCCCTGGCATTCCTTGCAGAGCAGGCAGGGGGTAGGGGCACAGATGGCAAAATGAGAATATTGGAAATTCAACCAACAAGCCTTCATCAGCGAACGCCTTTCTATGTAGGATCAGAAAGTATGGTAATGAAGGCTGAAAGCCTTTAG
- a CDS encoding amino acid transporter, which produces MNSEEGLKREIGLWGLTANIVNVVIGSGIFVLPAIVSEKLGPAAILAYLFCGFLIIMIMLCFAEVGSKVTVTGGAYAYIEAAFGKYFGFLTTNIFVFGSSLMAASAVANALVNTFATFLPVFNDLLPKALFLVTIFTTLAIVNVIGVKRGITVVKITTISKLTPLLLLIVWGATKVVGENLGWNGMPEISDLGKVSLVLFFAFQGAEGSLSISGEVKDARTTVPHAILMSFGVILLFYISIQLVAQGVLGNSLSDFKSAPLAEVANRLFGPFGTTLMIAGAAISMAGYLSSDIMNMPRVLFRSSKDEVIPVKQLSTVHPRFSTPYISIILYALLCCFFSITGEFRQLAIFASSSALLIYLGVALATIKFRMRKENDKGTFKIKGGYTVPVIAIITILWFLSNLTLKEVKGLILFVAILSAIYFVLKFFKRTSITK; this is translated from the coding sequence ATGAATTCGGAAGAAGGCCTTAAACGCGAGATCGGTTTGTGGGGACTCACTGCCAATATCGTGAACGTAGTTATCGGCTCTGGGATTTTTGTCCTGCCTGCCATCGTCAGTGAGAAACTTGGTCCTGCAGCGATACTTGCATATCTATTTTGCGGTTTCCTGATTATCATGATCATGCTTTGTTTTGCGGAAGTCGGCAGTAAAGTGACTGTAACCGGAGGGGCCTATGCTTACATCGAGGCTGCTTTTGGAAAGTACTTTGGGTTTCTCACTACCAACATTTTTGTCTTTGGCTCTTCCCTAATGGCAGCCTCGGCTGTAGCCAATGCCCTGGTCAATACATTTGCCACATTCTTACCTGTGTTTAACGATCTCTTGCCAAAAGCGCTTTTCCTCGTAACAATTTTCACCACACTTGCCATTGTGAATGTGATCGGTGTGAAGCGCGGGATCACTGTTGTCAAGATCACCACGATTTCCAAACTCACTCCTCTCCTGCTGCTGATCGTGTGGGGTGCAACTAAAGTGGTCGGAGAAAATTTGGGCTGGAATGGAATGCCTGAGATAAGTGACCTCGGAAAAGTTTCATTGGTATTATTTTTCGCGTTCCAGGGTGCGGAAGGAAGTTTGAGCATCAGTGGAGAAGTCAAAGACGCCAGGACCACTGTACCACATGCTATACTTATGAGCTTCGGTGTCATCCTGTTGTTCTACATCTCGATTCAATTGGTGGCACAGGGCGTGCTGGGCAATTCCCTCTCCGATTTCAAAAGTGCTCCCCTTGCCGAAGTCGCTAACCGGTTGTTCGGTCCGTTTGGAACTACACTGATGATTGCCGGTGCCGCAATCTCAATGGCGGGTTATCTCAGCAGTGACATCATGAATATGCCAAGAGTACTGTTCCGCTCTTCCAAAGATGAAGTCATTCCCGTAAAACAGCTTTCCACTGTTCATCCCAGATTTTCAACACCGTATATCTCGATCATCCTTTATGCTCTGCTGTGTTGCTTTTTTTCAATCACTGGTGAATTCCGTCAACTGGCAATTTTTGCTTCTTCCTCCGCTTTACTAATCTATCTTGGTGTGGCCCTGGCCACCATCAAATTCAGAATGCGAAAAGAAAATGACAAGGGTACTTTCAAAATTAAGGGAGGCTATACCGTGCCTGTCATCGCTATCATTACCATTCTCTGGTTCCTTTCTAACCTGACTTTAAAAGAAGTCAAGGGTCTCATTCTGTTTGTCGCAATTCTGAGCGCTATCTATTTTGTTTTGAAATTCTTTAAAAGAACTTCGATTACCAAGTAG
- the engB gene encoding putative GTP-binding protein EngB → MKIEKAEFVASSTEWQKAPLPRNPEFAFIGRSNVGKSSLINMLVERKGLAKTSSTPGKTQTINHFVVNNQWNLVDLPGYGYASASRSSRFAWGKMIEQYLINRENLYCTFVLLDSRIPLQAIDLDFITWMGQQHLPLALVLTKSDKLKQQELARSKKSIEGKLLEHWEELPPLFVTSTEKKTGRKEILNFIFEALTQED, encoded by the coding sequence ATGAAAATTGAGAAGGCTGAGTTTGTCGCCAGTTCCACCGAATGGCAGAAGGCCCCCCTGCCCCGAAACCCTGAATTTGCGTTCATTGGGCGTTCGAACGTAGGGAAGTCCTCCCTCATTAACATGCTGGTGGAACGTAAAGGCCTTGCAAAAACCTCTTCCACTCCCGGCAAGACTCAAACCATTAACCACTTTGTAGTCAACAACCAATGGAACCTGGTAGACTTGCCCGGGTACGGATATGCCTCCGCTAGCCGGAGTTCCCGGTTCGCCTGGGGAAAAATGATTGAGCAATATCTCATCAACCGGGAAAATCTCTACTGCACTTTCGTGTTACTTGATTCCCGGATTCCTCTTCAGGCAATTGACCTCGATTTCATCACGTGGATGGGGCAACAACATTTGCCCCTAGCTCTCGTCCTGACTAAAAGTGACAAGCTAAAGCAACAGGAACTCGCGCGTTCAAAGAAATCAATTGAGGGAAAATTACTCGAACACTGGGAAGAATTACCTCCGCTTTTTGTTACTTCGACAGAAAAGAAAACGGGCCGAAAGGAAATATTGAATTTTATTTTCGAAGCCCTTACTCAAGAAGATTGA
- the menG gene encoding demethylmenaquinone methyltransferase, with amino-acid sequence MTVVPYKDDAASKKVQVARMFDSISGKYDFLNHFLSLGIDIRWRKKAIRLLVKDKPKMILDVATGTGDFAIEALKLNPDKIIGVDISEGMLDIGRKKMKANGHDSIIELKSGDSENLPFEENKFDAVIVSFGVRNFENLEKGLSEILRVLKPGGKAVVLEFSKPRSFPMKQFYSFYFNMILPKIGKAVSRDSSAYTYLPESVKAFPDGQEFTSLLLKLGFKNATCQPLTFGISSLYTASK; translated from the coding sequence TTGACAGTAGTACCTTATAAAGACGATGCGGCCTCAAAGAAAGTGCAAGTGGCGCGCATGTTCGATTCAATCAGCGGCAAATACGATTTTCTCAATCACTTCTTAAGCTTGGGCATCGACATCCGGTGGAGGAAGAAAGCCATCAGGTTGCTCGTGAAAGACAAACCCAAAATGATTTTGGATGTAGCCACAGGCACTGGAGATTTTGCTATTGAAGCTTTAAAGCTCAATCCAGACAAAATTATTGGTGTAGATATCTCGGAAGGGATGCTTGATATCGGGCGCAAGAAGATGAAAGCCAACGGCCATGATTCCATTATTGAGCTAAAATCGGGAGACTCTGAAAACCTTCCCTTTGAGGAAAATAAATTCGATGCAGTGATCGTTTCATTTGGTGTGAGAAACTTTGAGAACCTGGAAAAAGGCTTGTCAGAAATCCTTCGCGTACTTAAACCTGGAGGCAAGGCCGTGGTGCTGGAATTTTCAAAGCCCAGGTCATTTCCGATGAAGCAATTTTATTCGTTCTACTTTAATATGATTTTGCCAAAAATCGGCAAAGCCGTTTCGCGCGACTCTTCAGCTTACACCTATCTGCCAGAATCAGTGAAAGCTTTTCCTGACGGCCAGGAATTTACTTCGTTGCTTTTAAAATTGGGATTTAAAAATGCTACATGTCAACCGCTAACATTTGGAATAAGCTCGCTGTACACAGCCTCCAAATAG